One segment of Candidatus Melainabacteria bacterium DNA contains the following:
- a CDS encoding response regulator transcription factor, with product MARILVVEDEVELSKIMREWLEGEFHVVNTAFTGGDAVAKLSNGTYDLIILDLMLPEIGGIEVCRQYRQSGGEAPILIVTAKKSLSSKEEGLDSGADDYLTKPFKLRELAARVRALLRRPKVVLPTILSRGTIELDLNSRTVTRAGQEIRLVGKEFALLELLMRNAGKVVTVDAIIDNLWSETSSISNDTVRSHIRSLRQKLDGESDSKTITTLHGIGYRIDE from the coding sequence GTGGCTCGTATTCTTGTCGTTGAAGACGAAGTCGAACTGTCTAAAATCATGAGGGAATGGCTCGAGGGCGAGTTTCATGTCGTCAATACAGCCTTCACTGGTGGTGACGCAGTAGCGAAGTTATCGAATGGCACGTACGACTTGATCATTCTCGATTTGATGTTGCCTGAGATTGGAGGAATTGAAGTTTGTCGCCAGTATCGCCAATCAGGCGGCGAGGCGCCAATTCTTATAGTGACTGCAAAGAAATCGCTGTCTTCAAAAGAGGAAGGACTGGATAGTGGTGCTGATGACTACCTGACAAAACCTTTCAAGCTGCGCGAGTTGGCAGCACGGGTAAGAGCTTTGTTGCGGCGTCCAAAAGTTGTTCTGCCGACAATTTTGAGCAGAGGCACCATCGAGCTTGATTTGAATTCGAGGACTGTGACCAGGGCTGGGCAGGAAATTCGACTCGTCGGTAAAGAGTTCGCTTTGTTGGAGTTACTGATGCGTAATGCCGGCAAAGTGGTAACAGTGGACGCGATAATTGATAACCTCTGGAGTGAGACGAGTAGTATCTCAAACGATACAGTTCGATCGCACATCCGTTCACTCCGGCAAAAGCTCGATGGAGAGTCTGATTCGAAGACGATAACGACTCTACATGGAATCGGATATCGCATCGATGAGTAA